A window of Pseudomonadales bacterium contains these coding sequences:
- a CDS encoding VWA domain-containing protein: MLIDFFMALKRSNIPVSLREYMDLLEAMSARLVYGDLDEFYYLSRAIMVKDETHFDRFDVAFGRYFKGLETLEGIIAAFIPEEWLRKAFEESLTPEERAKIESLGGLEKLIEEFKKRLEEQKERHEGGNKWIGTGGTSPFGAQGYNPEGIRIGQDGNRNFRAAKVWETRQFKDLDDTVELGTRDIKMALRRLRRFARSGAEVELDLDETIDATAKRGGLLDLKFVPERHNAVKVLIFFDVGGSMDPYVRICEGLFSAVRTEFKHLEYFYFHNFIYESVWKSNTRRMHERTATWDLLHKFSSDYKVIFVGDAAMAPYEITNIGGSIEHNNEESGATWMQRVVETYERVIWLNPQAQDTWDYSNSVQMVNQLLDGRMFPLTLRGLDEGVSYLGK; this comes from the coding sequence GTGCTCATCGACTTCTTCATGGCCTTGAAGCGCAGCAACATTCCAGTGTCGCTGCGCGAATACATGGATCTGCTCGAAGCGATGAGCGCCCGGCTGGTCTATGGCGATCTCGATGAATTCTACTACCTGAGCCGTGCGATCATGGTGAAGGACGAGACCCATTTCGACCGTTTCGATGTCGCCTTCGGCCGCTACTTCAAGGGGCTCGAAACCCTCGAGGGCATCATCGCCGCGTTCATTCCCGAAGAGTGGCTGCGCAAGGCCTTCGAGGAGTCGCTGACCCCCGAGGAGCGGGCGAAGATCGAGTCGCTCGGCGGACTGGAAAAACTGATCGAGGAGTTCAAGAAGCGACTCGAAGAGCAGAAGGAGCGGCATGAGGGGGGCAACAAGTGGATCGGCACCGGCGGCACCTCGCCGTTCGGCGCCCAGGGCTACAACCCGGAAGGAATTCGCATCGGCCAGGATGGAAACCGCAACTTCCGCGCCGCCAAGGTGTGGGAGACCCGTCAGTTCAAGGATCTGGACGACACCGTCGAACTGGGCACCCGCGACATCAAGATGGCGCTGCGCCGGCTGCGCAGGTTCGCCCGCAGCGGTGCCGAAGTGGAGCTCGATCTCGATGAGACCATCGATGCCACCGCCAAGCGTGGCGGCCTGCTCGACCTCAAGTTCGTTCCCGAACGGCACAACGCGGTCAAGGTGCTGATCTTCTTCGACGTCGGCGGCTCCATGGATCCCTACGTGCGAATCTGCGAAGGGCTGTTCTCGGCGGTACGCACCGAGTTCAAACATCTGGAGTATTTCTACTTCCACAACTTCATCTATGAATCGGTGTGGAAGAGCAACACCCGGCGGATGCATGAGCGCACCGCCACCTGGGATCTGCTGCACAAGTTCTCGTCAGACTACAAGGTGATTTTCGTCGGTGATGCCGCCATGGCCCCCTACGAGATCACCAACATCGGCGGCAGCATCGAACACAACAACGAGGAGTCCGGCGCCACCTGGATGCAACGCGTCGTCGAGACCTACGAGCGGGTGATCTGGCTCAACCCACAGGCGCAGGACACCTGGGATTACTCCAACAGCGTGCAGATGGTCAATCAACTGCTCGATGGGCGGATGTTTCCGCTCACGCTGCGCGGGCTTGACGAAGGGGTCTCCTACCTCGGCAAGTAG
- a CDS encoding STAS/SEC14 domain-containing protein, with translation MDVEIVLKEKFLHVRASGHYSLDEMNAMSRAMFAALQQHPRASCLIDCSQVTGSPTLNERFEWPRFTARLIEDLPAIQRQTRFAFVASEPFLDPGRFGETVAVNRGVNVVATDSLDEALRWLGVETGSA, from the coding sequence ATGGATGTTGAAATCGTTCTGAAAGAAAAATTTCTGCATGTCAGGGCGAGCGGACACTATTCGCTCGATGAGATGAACGCCATGAGCCGGGCGATGTTTGCCGCACTCCAGCAACATCCGCGGGCGAGCTGCCTGATCGATTGTAGCCAGGTGACCGGCTCGCCAACCCTGAACGAGCGGTTCGAATGGCCAAGGTTCACCGCGCGACTGATCGAAGACTTGCCAGCGATCCAGCGCCAGACCCGATTTGCCTTTGTCGCTTCGGAGCCTTTTCTCGATCCAGGGCGCTTTGGTGAAACCGTGGCCGTCAACCGGGGCGTGAACGTCGTGGCGACCGACAGTCTCGACGAGGCATTGCGCTGGCTGGGTGTCGAAACAGGAAGCGCATGA
- a CDS encoding NAD(P)/FAD-dependent oxidoreductase, translated as MSSPIETDAVIVGAGPVGLFQVFELGLLDIRAHVIESLPQVGGQCSELYPDKPIYDIPALPICGAQELIDRLMEQIRPFSPTFHLGQEVNKVQQREDGRFDVGTSAGTQFIAGNVIIAGGVGSFQPVQVEVPGIDRLLDHSLFYRVKDPARHHGKRLLVVGGGDSALDWTLSLCDQAQSLTLIHRRNEFRAQPNSVNQMHELCAAGKMNFKVAVVADFEADGTQLKRVALKSGQGEPEWIECDHILALLGLTPNLGPIGEWGLEIVRKQVVVDTEKFQTNVPGIFAVGDINSYPGKKKLILSGFHETALAAFAIKERLQPGKKVHLQYTTTSPALQERLGVRGGDSETPAQ; from the coding sequence ATGTCGTCTCCCATTGAAACCGATGCCGTGATCGTTGGTGCCGGTCCCGTCGGTCTGTTTCAGGTGTTTGAACTCGGTCTGCTGGATATCCGTGCTCATGTCATCGAATCGCTGCCCCAGGTGGGTGGACAGTGCTCGGAGCTCTACCCCGACAAGCCGATCTATGACATTCCGGCGCTGCCGATCTGTGGCGCCCAGGAGTTGATCGACCGGCTGATGGAGCAGATCAGACCCTTTTCGCCGACCTTCCATTTGGGGCAGGAGGTCAACAAGGTGCAACAGCGTGAGGATGGCCGTTTCGATGTCGGCACCAGCGCTGGCACCCAGTTCATCGCCGGCAATGTGATCATCGCCGGTGGGGTCGGCTCGTTCCAGCCGGTGCAGGTCGAGGTGCCTGGCATCGACCGGCTGCTCGACCATTCGCTTTTCTATCGGGTGAAGGATCCTGCCCGGCACCATGGCAAGCGGCTGCTGGTGGTCGGCGGTGGCGATTCGGCGCTCGACTGGACCCTGAGCCTTTGCGACCAGGCGCAGTCGCTGACGTTGATTCACCGTCGCAACGAGTTTCGCGCCCAGCCCAACTCGGTCAATCAGATGCATGAACTCTGCGCGGCCGGCAAGATGAATTTCAAGGTGGCGGTGGTGGCCGATTTCGAGGCCGATGGCACCCAGCTGAAGCGGGTGGCGCTCAAAAGTGGGCAGGGCGAGCCGGAGTGGATCGAGTGTGACCACATTCTGGCACTGCTGGGGCTGACCCCGAATCTGGGCCCGATCGGGGAGTGGGGGCTGGAGATCGTCCGCAAGCAGGTGGTGGTCGACACCGAAAAGTTCCAGACCAATGTGCCGGGCATCTTCGCGGTGGGTGACATCAACAGCTATCCGGGCAAGAAAAAGCTGATTCTGAGCGGCTTTCACGAGACCGCGCTGGCTGCCTTTGCGATCAAGGAGCGGTTGCAGCCCGGCAAGAAGGTGCACCTGCAGTACACCACCACCAGCCCGGCGCTGCAGGAGCGGCTCGGGGTGCGTGGTGGCGACAGCGAGACGCCGGCCCAGTAA
- the rimK gene encoding 30S ribosomal protein S6--L-glutamate ligase: MKIAILSRNRTLYSTRRLVEAAQQRGHEVRVLDVLRCYMNITSLRPSIHYKAEALEGFDAVIPRIGASVTFYGAAVLRQFEVMGVYPLNESVAISRARDKLRSLQLLAREGVGLPVTGFAHSPDDIHDLLDEVGGAPLIIKLLEGTQGIGVVLAETQQTAESLIQAFMGLKTDILVQEYIAEAEGADIRCFVIGDEVVAAIKRQAKPGEFRSNLHRGGRATLVELTDEERALAIRSARIIGLNTCGVDILRARRGPLVMEVNASPGLEGIEQATGLDIAGMMIGFVERHARPHRTGTQGQG, encoded by the coding sequence ATGAAAATCGCCATACTCTCCCGCAACCGCACGCTCTATTCGACACGCCGACTGGTGGAGGCCGCCCAGCAGCGTGGACATGAGGTGCGGGTGCTCGATGTGCTGCGCTGCTACATGAACATCACCTCGCTGCGCCCGAGCATCCACTACAAGGCCGAGGCGCTGGAGGGCTTCGATGCGGTGATCCCGCGAATCGGCGCTTCGGTCACCTTCTATGGTGCAGCCGTGCTGCGGCAATTCGAGGTGATGGGGGTCTATCCGCTCAACGAATCGGTGGCCATCAGCCGCGCACGCGACAAGCTGCGTTCTCTGCAACTGCTGGCACGCGAAGGGGTGGGGCTGCCAGTGACCGGTTTCGCCCACTCACCGGACGACATTCACGATCTGCTCGACGAAGTGGGCGGTGCACCACTGATCATCAAGCTGCTCGAAGGAACCCAAGGCATCGGGGTGGTGCTGGCCGAGACCCAGCAGACCGCCGAAAGCCTGATCCAGGCTTTCATGGGGCTGAAGACCGACATTCTGGTGCAGGAGTACATCGCCGAGGCCGAAGGGGCCGACATTCGCTGCTTCGTGATCGGCGACGAGGTGGTGGCGGCCATCAAGCGACAGGCCAAACCGGGCGAGTTCCGCTCCAACCTGCACCGCGGCGGCCGTGCCACCCTGGTCGAGTTGACCGACGAAGAGCGCGCCCTGGCAATCAGGTCGGCGCGGATCATCGGCCTCAACACCTGCGGTGTGGACATTCTGCGTGCCCGGCGTGGCCCGCTGGTGATGGAGGTGAACGCCTCTCCCGGTCTCGAAGGGATAGAGCAGGCCACCGGGCTCGACATCGCCGGCATGATGATCGGCTTCGTCGAACGGCATGCCCGGCCCCACCGGACCGGGACCCAGGGTCAGGGATAG
- a CDS encoding MoxR family ATPase: MNFEGTQSYVATKDLQMAVNAAIRLQRPLLIKGEPGTGKTMLAEEVAEALKLPIIKWHIKSTTKAQQGLYEYDAVSRLRDSQLGEARVHDISNYIVKGKLWEAFDADQQVVLLIDEIDKADIEFPNDLLLELDRMEFYVYETQQRVVARRRPIVIITSNNEKELPDAFLRRCFFHYISFPDRETMIQIVKVHYPEIKQELVKEALEIFFDVRTVPGLKKKPSTSELIDWLKLLMADDMPEEVLKNKDAAKAIPPLYGALVKNEQDVHLLERLAFMHRRQSRG; the protein is encoded by the coding sequence ATGAATTTCGAAGGCACCCAATCCTACGTCGCCACCAAGGATCTGCAGATGGCGGTCAACGCCGCCATCCGGCTGCAACGCCCACTGCTGATCAAGGGTGAACCCGGTACCGGCAAGACCATGCTGGCCGAAGAGGTGGCTGAGGCACTCAAGCTGCCGATCATCAAATGGCACATCAAATCGACCACCAAGGCGCAGCAGGGGCTCTATGAATACGACGCCGTGTCGCGGCTGCGCGACTCGCAACTGGGTGAGGCGCGGGTGCATGACATCTCCAACTACATCGTCAAGGGCAAGCTGTGGGAGGCGTTCGACGCCGACCAGCAGGTGGTGCTGCTGATCGATGAGATCGACAAGGCCGACATCGAATTTCCCAATGACCTGCTGCTCGAACTCGACCGGATGGAGTTCTACGTCTACGAGACCCAGCAGCGGGTGGTGGCACGCAGGCGGCCGATCGTGATCATCACCAGCAACAACGAAAAAGAGCTGCCCGACGCCTTTCTGCGCCGCTGCTTCTTCCACTACATCTCCTTCCCCGACCGTGAAACGATGATCCAGATCGTCAAGGTGCACTACCCGGAGATCAAGCAGGAGTTGGTGAAAGAGGCCCTGGAAATTTTCTTCGATGTGCGCACCGTGCCTGGACTGAAGAAAAAACCCTCGACCTCCGAACTGATCGACTGGCTCAAGCTGCTGATGGCCGACGACATGCCCGAGGAGGTGCTGAAGAACAAGGATGCCGCCAAGGCCATCCCGCCGCTCTATGGTGCACTGGTCAAGAATGAGCAGGATGTGCACCTGCTCGAACGGCTGGCCTTCATGCACCGTCGCCAGAGCCGGGGCTGA
- a CDS encoding HNH endonuclease: MEWLTWQEAVSLYARDLVGWTLGEVVCTLRGGISRLSQRRSRLELHSIIACRGKIHDPCQYEPPLTNRGLFRRDQNLCLYCGKSLSDRLLTRDHLVPTSRGGRDEWTNVVTACRSCNQGKGDRLLHEARMELLALPYRPNWAEYLALENSGRVRGDQMEFLRRQFSPHCRFA, translated from the coding sequence ATCGAATGGCTGACTTGGCAGGAGGCGGTCTCATTGTATGCCCGTGATCTGGTGGGCTGGACGCTGGGCGAGGTGGTCTGCACCCTGCGCGGTGGAATCTCGCGCCTGAGCCAGCGCCGCAGTCGCCTCGAACTGCACAGCATCATCGCCTGCCGCGGCAAAATCCACGATCCATGCCAATATGAACCGCCGCTGACCAACCGTGGACTGTTCCGGCGCGACCAGAATCTCTGTCTCTACTGCGGCAAGTCGCTCTCCGATCGGCTGCTGACCCGCGATCACCTGGTGCCGACGTCCCGCGGCGGACGGGATGAGTGGACCAACGTGGTCACCGCCTGCCGCAGTTGCAATCAGGGCAAGGGCGATCGTCTGCTGCATGAGGCGCGCATGGAGCTGCTGGCGCTGCCCTATCGCCCCAACTGGGCAGAATATCTGGCACTCGAGAACAGCGGCCGGGTACGTGGTGACCAGATGGAATTTCTGCGCCGGCAGTTTTCACCGCACTGCCGCTTTGCCTGA